aaggtctttgcagatgcttCTCACAATAAATCCGGACTAAAGTCCCATGCCTAAGTTCTTACTGAGGAAGGGGACAAAGCCAGCCCAGATGTTCAGTAGAAGCAGACGGTGTGAAGAAAGCTTTTTCCTGCCTTCTCCTCCATTTGCAACAGCAGCTCCGCCAGATTGTCTTCCATGTCGTCTGACTGCTGCAGGCACTGGCAAATCTCAGAGATGAGGAAAGCTCCCAGGGTGGCATCTTCCAGGGTATCTTGGATGTCCATGTTGATCACGTGCACAGGCTGAAAGGTCTGCTGTTCTCTGGAACACAGATCTTCCACCACTGTGTCATAGACACTCTCCTCACAGGTGAAGATGACATCAAAGAAATCAGTGCAGTCCTGAAACCTTTCTGGACCGGGCTTGattctctcatttcttcccaAGATGTGTAAGATTCCGTTGCGGGTGTAGCATTCTCTATCTTTCCTGAGGAGGTCATTGTACATCTCCTTATATGTTGTTGCAAAATCATAAACTACAGGACGATCGGGTCTTGGTCCTGGTAGCCTCACATGAGATTCAGTTCCAAAAGACCGGACACTTAGCCCTTTTCTCCTGAGGATGCTGTGGGCCTCCATGCTCCTGTTGACATTGCTCACGCACACCACAGCCACCCTGAGTGTGGAGGAGAGCATGATGGCGGCCACTGAGAACCAGAGAGACACAGGCACCTCAGCTGCTGCAGGGACTCCGAGCCGAGGAGACGACCACCTATACACAGGTCTTTCACATGAGCTAATGTGGAGGCACAGGAGGCAGGTTTATATTGAGTCACCTTAAGTAGTGGGTGGAGACTTCATGACTTCTGGATTGATTAGGTTGTGATAATCGTCTCCTAACTCATCACAAGAACAATCAAGATGATTAAATTACCTAAAGCATTAACTCTCCACAAAGGTGGCACCACCCAGTCTGGATTGATTTAAAGTCTGGAGTTTGCTCTGGTGGTTCTCCTAGTGAATGGGGGCTGCTATTGACAATGGCCAAGACAATTAAGCTACCTGCAAGCATGTCATAGGACTCTCCAGTGACCTTCAGACATGAAATTGGATGATAAACATGTTGACAATGTCCAAGGCTGCACtgtatttcattataaattacaagtgttgttgcttgttttaattttcatagtgTTCGAGAAATGCAATTGCATAAATCACAGGACCATTGTATATTGTTTTGTCCAGAAATTCACAAAATTTTTcaccaatacaaaaaaaatcccattctCAACAACATATCTGCTTATGGTATTTTAAGAGTTATTCAACACAACATTTTCTGCATTTGATATTACTGAAATCATAATGATTCTTCAGGGAATGCAGGAATTGATGTAATCCTCTGCCTCCAAGTACAGCTGTGTTTGAGCTTTTCTATACTTAAATGcaatgtttagaatttttttcgtAGTTgtataatttatcaagaaaataaacaagattttaaaattatgaatggggtttcaaaaaataagagaatCATGTCACTTTTAGATTGATTATATTATGATAATGGACTGCAAAGTAATTACAAGAACAATCAAAATGATTAAATTCCTAATTCAGTAACTCTCCACAAAGGTGGCCCCACCCAGTCAGGATTGATTTATAGGTGAGCTGTGTTTGCTGTCGCTCACTGATTTACCAAATATTgggtaaataataatttttttttttttttgaggagtctcgctctgtcacctaggctggagtgcagtggcacactgtcgactcactgcaacctctaccttcgaggttcaagggattctcctgtctcagcctctcaagtagctgaagactacaggcacgcggcaccacacctggttaatgtttgtatttttagtagagatggggtttcaccatgttggtcaggctggttttgtacttcccacctcaagtgatctgcccgctttggcctcctaaagtgctgagattactggtatgagccacctcacccggcccaattttacttgtttttattaatcctacttaaatgtatgtatagctcacatttatttcaatataaatCAGATCAGAGACATCACTTTTGTCTTTGATGCAGGGACAAAATCTGTCTGTAAGGGAACATATTGCATTTTTCTATGTCCCTCTTAAGGTGATTCTTACATGGCAAATACAGCAGGTtctcaaagaacatctttttttctctctctctcttttttgagacacagttttgctctgtcaccctgggtggggtgcagtggtgccatcatggctcactgcagcctcaaactcctgagctcaatcaatcgtgccacctcagcctcctgagtagctggaactacaggtgtgtaccaccatgcctggctaatttttttttttttttttgcagagaatggggtttcgccatgttacccaggctggtctcaaattcctgggctcaagtgatccacccgctttggtctcccaaagtgctgggattacaggcaagagccactgtgtccagcctcaaataatatcattttattataatattaacttaaaaaattgaCTTCTGGCAGGCCAATGTCTGCGTGGGGTTTGCATATTCTCCCCATGTCTTTGTGGTTTTTCTCTGGATACTCttgtttcctcccacatcccaaagatgtgcacatTAGATGAACTGACATCTCTATGGTCCCAGTATGGGGGTGTGCCCAGAGCCCCGGATGGGGTCCTGTCCAGCGTTGGTTCCTGCCTCACACCTTGAGCTGCCGATAGGTTCCAGCCACCTGCCACTCTGAAGTGgaatcagcaggttggaaaatgaaggaatgaatacaaattattgaaaaataaaaattcataaaatgtgGTAATCATACAAATGCAAGACAATAACGATGAAAGTACAAGATAGATCAGCCAGCCTGCCGTGTCTgtcattattgattttttaactGTGTAGTAGTAGGAGGTGCTCCTTACAATTTTTTCTCTGCAAgcatttattccttgatttaactTACCACCACTACGACCGCcatcactcactgactcaccaaaAATTGGGTGAAGAATAATCTTAGTAGGTTTTATTAgactttcttaaatgtatgtacaggtcacatttatttctaagtttaataATCTAAGTGTGTTgaatctttatttagaagtttggtgatgtttttgtgactcTTGTtcatatcaattagcctatgataaaattaattttattatacagCATTTCACTTGAAGTCATCGttttgggcgcggtggctcatgcctgtaatcccagcactttgggaggctgaggcgggtggatcacctgaggtccagagttcgagaccagcctggccaacatggtgaaagcctgtctctactaaagaaatacaaaaaatgttccgggcgtggtggcgggtgcctgtaattctggctactctggagggctgaggcaggagaattgtttgaatccgggaggcggaggttgcagtgagcagagatcatgccattgcactccagcctggacgagaagagtgaaactccgtctcaaaacaaacaaacaaacaaacaaacaaacaaattagaaaacaccTGAAAGTTTGTCAAAGTGTGTTCCCAGACTAGCAGCATTAGCATTAATTGGGAacttgtaaaaaatgaaaatttagacCGCAAACCACTGAATCACACACTCTAGTGGTGAAGCCCAGAGATCTGTGTTCTTTCCTTTACATTTCCATGAGATGTTCTTCAGGTTCACATAAGTGATAATGTTTGGAAAGTGTTCTCTCAAGTAGGTTTCTCTGTGGGGGACACAGGAGATAAACTGAATTGCTGTGTATCTTTCCTTCACCCTGACAGAGGGGCGACATTTCGGCTGGGTACAGGATTGTTGGGCAGTAGTCCTTCCTCTCAGGAGTCCTTAACTGCTATGCCACTGTCCGTTCCAGTGTTGGAGATAAAAAGTCTAATTCCAGCATCATTCTTCTCCTGTAGAtaatatgttctttttaaaaatatatatatatttattatacttgagttctagggtacatgtgcacgacatgcaggtttgttacacatgtatacatgtgccatgttggtgtgctgcacctgtgaactcatcatttacattaggtaaatctcctgatgctttccctctgcaccccccgcccaccccacgacaggcccaggtgtgtgatgttccccttcctgtgtccaagtgttatcattgttcacttcccacctgtGAACAAGAacctgtggtgtttggttttttgttcttgcgatagtttgcatgatggaactagaaataccatttgatccagccatccgattactgggtatatacccaaaggattataaatcaggcTGCtgtaaaggcacatgcacacatatgtttattgctattcacaatagcaaagacttggaaccaacccaaatgtccatcaatgataggctggattaagaaaatgtggcacatatacaccatggaatactatgcagacataaaaaaggatgagttcatgccctttgtaaggacatggatgaagctggaaatatGTTCTTTTTAACTGGATGTttgtaagatttttctctttctccgtAGAGTTCAACATTTTTACTAGCAGATGCCTCAGtgtttcttatttctcttcaCTCTAGTCCAGTATTTCTCCATTGTTTCTTCAATCCCCAGTTATGGAGCCATTTTAGACACTTTTTTCTAATTGCCATCTCATAAAATTTTAATAGTAATGcctgttacttgggaggctgaggcatgagaattgcttgagactgggaggtggaCTTTGTAGTGAgttgagaccatgccactgcactccagcctgggtgacagaggcagactgtgtctcaaaaataaataataaaaaggtctattagatccatttgttcCAATAttgagtttaggtcctgaatatctttgctatttttctgccttgatgatgtATCTAAtcctgtcagtggagtgttgaagtctcccactatttttgtgtgggattctaagtctctttgtaggtttctaagaacttgcattatgaatctgggtgctcctgtgttgagtgcatatatatttaggatagttaggtcttcatgttgaattgaaccctttactattatgtaatgccctcctCCATTCTCAGGAGATGGGCGTGGTGCAGAAGTTCAGGGATCCGGGAAATAATGAAGTATAATAGATAAACAACTTTTATCATGTCTGTATTTATTCAGTGCCTGACTGAGaatctagcacatagtaagtacacATAATCATTCTTTCCCTGCCTCTcaggttccattctccccatctctaaATTCATTTCCAGAGTAGGAAGATTTACTCCCATTTTTGTTCCTGCAGTACCCTCTAAGTAATGGCtgaaattgtttcaaaaataaaattatgtgacAAGAGCCCAATGGAGGCGTGTGTCTGGGGGCTGCTGGGCTGCGCggctgcagcagggagggagaggcGGTGGTGCAGGCTCCGAGCCACGGGAGAGCAGAGGCGCCGCCGCCACCGCAGACAGCTCCGCGATGGACATAAGGTTTTCAgtgagaagagtttttaaaaaaatttagggtTTCCTCCTTGGaagaattttacaaataagacATCAAGTTGGTCACAGAGAAGGATCTTGACGTTGTAACCGGTCCTGCATCCCAGTCAGGGCTCTCTCTGGTAGATGGGGATTCTCTGTGTATCACCACAGAAACCCCAGCTTGCTGGAATAATAAAACTGTGTCTGTAGTGGgtgtttttctctcccttccaaaAAAAATCCCTAGTAAGACTTAAAGCTTAGTGGAGAGATGGTTAAGTAGATCAAAgccattgtatttatatttttgaattatgTATAAGAAGAATCTTATGTATTTGTTACTTTATGATCTTGTAATATTTAGATAATTTGGCATATTATAGTACCTAGCAGATATAGTGCTTAAcagatttcaacttttatttatttatttttaaaaatagagttggGGGGTCTCACTGTTGTCCAGCCTAGTcaagaactcctgggctcaagtgatcttgcctcggccttccaacgtgctaggattataggagtgagcctccatgcctgacGTCAACTTTTAAATGTCCATATAAATAATTACCAAGAAgtaattttaaattgaaatgtgTAATAATATATCAGCAAGTTATGTTAACAACATGTATGAGAACCTCACATCTACtataattctaaatttattttattagattatAAGAACTAGTTAGAaacttattaaaacatttttaaaatgaaaatcaatctATATATTTAAGGAAATCAAAACTGTAATTATTGATaaacattgtttaaattttttatgggGATTTATTAACTAGGTTGTAATGGCTACTGAAAAATGACTGGTAACattttttagaaagttttaaaaactgaacttaaaatataagaaataataagatttttaagtatattttatttctgaatcaaCTGTTGACTTTAAAAAGGGCCGACAACCGTGCAGTGCAGCTTTCTGTAAGAACCTCAATGAACACACATTTGAAAATGTAGCTTAAAAAAAGGTTCACTTTTTAAAGGACATTACTGATGTCCTAAAATATACTAGGTATATATTGTTGCTTGGGTTTTTGAAGTTGTTTGGATGAAATAAACTTGGGTTCAGTCACAGAATACAAGATTGTCGACTGATTTCAGATGATAATTTGTCTGGAGAAGATCAGCCTGCTCAAAGGCAATTGCGGAAAGACATAAGGTAATTTTGaggacaacattttttttttctaggatagatgaaaatggaaaaaaagtagtaagaatgaaaaagatgtttataacatttaaaaaaccctcaaaactGACTATAAAGAAAAACCATTTTAACAGAAGCTGAAACTACATGCATTTCAAACTTATGCAGTGTATTTAAATCACACTGGTCCCTTAGATGTCCCTACAAGCGCTGCAGACATCGGGGAGGCCTGTGGAGCGACCAGTCCTCACCTCCTCCGGCTCTCAGTGCCCCATCTGCCAGTTGTCACAGTGCTGGTACACTCTAACAAGACCTCCCCGGGGCTCAGGGATAAACAGAGAGAAACACAGTAATACTATGATACTAGAAATACTGGCTTTTAAAGTATGGTACTGTTGATTATCTTACGACAGGAAGTCCTGTCGTATCTGAGATATGGCTCTGAAAGAATTCTTGATCTAGGTATTTCCCATCTCTAGAGGGCGGTGATATATTTGAAGCAATCACTTAATTACAAGAGCTCTTTCCTCCTGTACCCTGCCACATTGATTGTCAATAACTCAGAATTTCCTAAGTGATAAGGGATGGCTCTCTGTGTCTTCTGACCCCCCAGAGAGCTCACAGTGGTGTCTTTGGATGCCTGCATCCTGTCCTGCCTCCTCCCCGCCTTACCGTGGGGCTCACACAGTCAATGGCCATAGAAGAGCCACTGCAGTCCCACCTGGATTCATAGCACCAGGAAAGGAGCAGGCCTCTTTCAGCCAGCCAAAGAAACACTTCCCCCTTATTAGGGAAGCTGCACAACAGACTAAAACCCGCTCCAGGAAACAGTGGAGAGGGGACTCAGGTGGGTGTGGAGTGTGCGCGTCACTCCCCAGGAAAGCAGCGCTAGGGCCCTTTCCCTCAGAACTCTGTGGCGCGCATTGCTTCTGGCCAAGGAGGGGAAAGTTCTTTCTGGCCCTCCTCAAACTCTTATTACAGACCCTCCCGGAATTGCTTATACATCTTCTTGGCCCCTTTCAGCTTCACTCTGGTGATACCAGTAGGTCACTGACCCAGAACAAGGCCCCTTAACTCTGGTCTTGAGGTAGTGTTGGTGGCGATGGGCTGTTTGGGGTCAACTGACTTTTACTTCCTTCCAGGCAAGGTCACTGAACATGTGAAAATATGCTGGCTTTCCACCTAGTGACGAGCTACATTATCTCTGAGTGAGAGCAGGACATTTCACCTTTGAAATGGCAAGTGGAAAGAACAGGTGGAGGTAatcaaggacacacacacacacacacacacacacacacacacacacacacacaggctaatGACAAACAGGAGGAAAAGGGATGGTGGGCAAACAGTGGAGGGAAGTGAAGGGGTGGGTGATGAGGaggtgaaaggaaagaaaggatctAAAGGGTAAACTAGACCTGAAAGAAGGCAGGATGCAAAGGGAGAACAGCAGAGGGCGGTTGCCGCAACCACAAATCCTTCCCACACTTACCACGCACACAGGCCTTTCTCTGCGTTTGCTTCCCCAAGCTCTTCATGGTCATCTTCTTCCTGTGGCTGAGGGCCTTGTCCCAGGTCTTCATCACCTTGCCCCAGGGTATCTGGGAGGACCTCTCCATGGATGAGTCCTTCAGGAGGAACCTGAGTTTCTTCTCTATGTCAGCTCCTCCAGATTCTGTAGCAGTGGCTCACGCAGGTGCTTTGGCCACGCCTTTCCAAGGTTGGCCTTAGGCACTAGAGTCTAGAAGGAACAGAAGAAACAGCAGAATGATTTAGTAGAGAAGTCACCCTCTCTCTAGTCAGAGAAAGGGCTTCTGGAATCAGCTGTGTGACTTCCTTCTCTCCATGCCCTCTGCCATTTTCCTGACCCCACCTGGGTTACCAAACAGGCTCCTGACTGGTCTCCCCAATCCCCATTCTTGCCCTTGCAACGAATTCTTTATATTGTGGCTATAGTAACCTTTCTAAAATGCACATCTAGTTATTTCATTTCACTTGTTAAAATCCTCAGCACCTCAGGATAAAATCGCAATTTCTCAGCAATTTTACTAGGCTCTGATAGCTTCACCTCAGGTGACCCATGCAACCTCAGTGCCATTACTTCCCTTCAATGTTTCACCTTCCCTTAAGCACCTAAGAATAggcccttctttctcttcctgtctgAAATTTCCATAAGctgttcttccatttctctgaatgtctttctccttcatttcgtAAACCCCTACTCACACTTCAGCCCCCAGGTTGGGGTTAGACATtacctcctccagaaagcctttTCTGATCCCCAGAGATTACGATGGTTGCTCCTTGTAAGTTCTGCCATCCCAAGATGACCCCATGTTAGTATTTACCACTGTGTTGATTAGATTGTGAACAGCTTGAGGGGACAGAATGTCTTATACCTAAGTAGGCCCAACATTGAGAATACTATGGAGTACACATAAGGCGCTCAAAAAATGTTGCGTGAAAGAACCATTAATCGACAAGTGACTCGTGGTGTCTCCATCCCActgcttcctctctctcaccACCATCTTCACTGCTAATGTCATGTCCTTCAACATTGATCAACATTGATAATGTCGtgtccttcctcccaccccacggCTGCTTCTCACTTAGCAGCATCTTCATCATTCATATTGTTCATCTCTTCCTTTCTGAGGTGATTCTCTCATCAAGCCCTCTATTCAAATGGTAGTCGACATTGTACCAATGACATCAAAACTGGAGGGTATCAGGTATGCCCTCCTCAACATCCCAGCACCCCACCTTCCAACTTGGACTCATCAACACCTATATTCTCCACAGAGGCAGTGAGACCTACTGGCTAAGGGCTTGGGacatttttttgatatggagtctccctctgtcacccaggctggagtgcagtggcccgatctcagctcactgcaacctctgcctcctgggttcaagcaattctcccacctcagcttcccaagtagctaggattacaggcgtgcaccaccactcccagctaagttttgtatttttagtagagacggggtttcaccatgttggccaggctggtctctaactcctgacctcaggtgatacacccaccttggcctcccaaagtgatgggattataggtgtgggccaccgtgcctggccaggctcAGGACTTTTAAATCAGACAGACTGGGTTCTGAGTGGTAATGACCTTAGGCAATATCTTCATTTCTTAGTCCCTTAGTGGGGAAATCCATGTATTTCCTGGTGTTGCTCCTAAAGGAGAGAAAATACCTGAAGTCTTATTACACATACTAGCTAAGAGTGCCAACTCAGTAAACTAATTATTACTTTATTCTTGGCTACTGaataaagtgttcctatttttcaaGATCACCCGCTACTGCCCTTCAAACCGTTTCATCCCATCTAGGGCCTTGCTACATAAAATATCCTTCAGAATTTATATCATCTAAGTCTCCTCAAGATGAAAAACACACCAAATACGTCCTGTCTTCAAAACAACCAGCACAACATTCTACATGTGTCAGGCCCTGCCTCAAGTCCAAATCTCATCTACCCTCCCCCGACAAGCCTATTTTCTGAAGGAGCATTATCTCTActtgttctgtagcccagggCTATCTCACTTATATCTGAGCACTACAAAGAAACTGTTCTGGTAAACAAAACCCCTAATTCTTCACATGCTGGAACTCTCTACTGAAGTCAAGTTTTGATCAATCTCTActtcttgaagaaaattttttttgtatccttTGCTTCAGTGAAACCAACATTTGAGTTCTCTTGTTTATGGGAGAGTCCCTCTTCATTACTTACCCTAAATTTAGAGTCTATTAGGCAAATATTCTGACTTTTAATTCTCTTTCTACATGTTCTCCTGCTGACTCAAATCTGATTTTGAAATGAGGTGGGTTATAAACATATAAGGAGTAGATACAAGCTTTTTCTCCCACTCATCTGATGGCTTCATCGTGCTCCTGTAGGTACCGATGCCACTGAAATCTAAACTTCTATCCAAGGCTTCTTCTCCAAGCCTCAGAGTTGAATATATAAACAGCActaggaaacttttcttttgtatatCTCAAGTTGAATTTGGCAAAAGTAGAACTTCCTACTTTGCCTCAATTATCTATTTGGGTTAGTTGCAAGACTTAAGGTGCAATCACCCTATTTAGAAACCAGGGAATCATCATGGACCTGGACCTTCCTTCATCCAATTAATCgtgaagttttaaaaagagtatttcctAAATGTTTCTGAGACCTATTCTCTTTTCCATCACTAGGTTATGGTAGACTCTGACTTCTAGTTCAAGTCCAAGGAACCCCTCTCATCACTCCATTTGCAGAggaaaaacaattcaaatatgAGCTGTCCAAGGATGCACAGCAATCGGCTTGTAGTTATAGGGGTAGGGCTTATTGAAAGAGGCTAAGCAAAAATATACTGGGaataaatgctgttttttttttcttttgtccacttttctaTGGGgtaatcatttctttctttttagaatgGTAAGCTCTAGAGGATAAATATTTGGATGAAGGCCATAGGAAATGGGGCCACAGAGACCTGTTTAATAGAGACTTCTGGTGTGAGATACAAATTAGTCCTCCCAGCTCACAGTTGGTAGCTCAGTTCATGACATTACCTAGAGTTTGCACCAACATTCAGCTAGTATTAAAAACTTTGCTCagaactattgcaaggacagaaaaccaaacaccacatgttctcactcataggtgggaattgaacaatgagaacacttggacacagggtggggaacatcacacaccggggcctgtcttggggtggggggatgggggagggatagcattaggagaaatacctaatgtaaatgatgagttaatgggagcagcaaacaaacacagcacaggtatacatatgtaacaaacctgtacgttgtgcgcATGTGCCCTAGTACTTAATGTATGATAAAAAGATAATTCTGCTCAGGAGGAACATCTGTGTGTATCTTCCTGCTGAGCCTGTGGTGGTAATAGGTAACAGGCAGCTAGTTGAGCTCCTGGAGTTCTTAGATGTGGGCATCTCTTTTTCAGAAGATGCAACCAATATTTTCTAACAGGACCTggataatcattttattttaaaatccctcATAGTTCCAATGTTTAGATCACCTGTGgttctgtctctatttttttccacattttttttttagttatttggtAGTTTCTTGGCATGCTtggtgtgtgagtgtgaatgGATAGTGATTTTATATGAACAAATTAGAGACTCTGTTCTCTGAAACTGTAACGTTTCTCTAGAAAGAATTCAGGCAGATAAGGGTACTGGCAGATCTTGATCCATCTAAGAGGACGCTTAACTTTTGCTAGTGCTAGC
This genomic window from Pan troglodytes isolate AG18354 chromosome 9, NHGRI_mPanTro3-v2.0_pri, whole genome shotgun sequence contains:
- the LOC745955 gene encoding RNA polymerase II subunit A C-terminal domain phosphatase SSU72 like protein 2-like, whose translation is MLSSTLRVAVVCVSNVNRSMEAHSILRRKGLSVRSFGTESHVRLPGPRPDRPVVYDFATTYKEMYNDLLRKDRECYTRNGILHILGRNERIKPGPERFQDCTDFFDVIFTCEESVYDTVVEDLCSREQQTFQPVHVINMDIQDTLEDATLGAFLISEICQCLQQSDDMEDNLAELLLQMEEKAGKSFLHTVCFY